Proteins from a genomic interval of Lycium ferocissimum isolate CSIRO_LF1 chromosome 2, AGI_CSIRO_Lferr_CH_V1, whole genome shotgun sequence:
- the LOC132042382 gene encoding putative late blight resistance protein homolog R1C-3 has product MLPTTIELSSKSTVVFEEEEQVVMEKILRGTDQLSVIAIVGMPGLGKTTLSKKLYHHENIVNRFDVRSWCTCASQVYDKRKLLLELLDYEFKRHVEIERSNDELVLQVQRCLKKRRYLIVIDDVWSTAICDDLVSFFPDDNNRSRIIVTSRLNELSNSSVNYSFCYTHRLSFLAEDKSWLVLRNTVFNKDESCPQELEEIGKEIAKYCAGLPLAIVLIGGLLARLDKKKGYWIKVAKRLSVSAEVAGEVEWYMDIIELNYKHFPHCLKQCFLYFGLFLEDEEVSVKKLIRLWVAEGFVQSNEVKIAEIVAVDYLIDLITSNLVMVAQRFPLGDIKAVRLHDLVQDFCLNKAKEENFLLKVDRSQAFDPAISNSASDVQRFLVYSKMQHFIKWLHPTQRINTLRLYAQNINEFYHLTDGEMSKCITTSGAFSSNLFRSSLTVLDLENVVIDASALEDITSLIHLRYLSIFGNFSEIPPAISKLTNLETLVATPRSGTLTLPGSIWDMINLKHMNTSEAMIHFNGVETVKEFIFKLEKLESFSKVVIVNDDDLCEMCNRAPNLVQLELIILEQCGSFFSSLKCLIYLETLSIYRCGDFAMSGINMFFPESLKELTLSSCCISWDEISAIGALYNLEVLNLLSSFTGRKWTVGVGGFVNLRLLKIEHNSIKNWNTSVDSFPCLEQLVLRWCDRLEAIPESFGCMPSLQKIEALACCPSVGKSAVKIRNMQRDDMKNSDFRVIISLN; this is encoded by the exons ATGTTACCTACCACAATTGAGTTGTCATCAAAGTCAACGGTGGTCTTTGAGGAAGAGGAACAAGTGGTGATGGAGAAAATTCTCCGCGGAACAGATCAGCTGAGCGTTATCGCGATTGTTGGTATGCCTGGACTCGGTAAGACAACTCTTTCCAAAAAGTTATACCACCATGAAAACATAGTAAATCGATTTGATGTTCGTTCGTGGTGTACTTGTGCCTCTCAAGTCTATGACAAGAGAAAATTATTGCTTGAATTGTTGGATTATGAATTTAAACGCCATGTTGAAATTGAGAGGAGTAATGATGAATTAGTCCTACAAGTGCAAAGGTGTTTGAAGAAAAGGAGATACTTAATAGTTATAGATGATGTATGGAGCACTGCTATATGTGATGACTTGGTCAGTTTTTTTCCAGATGATAACAACAGGAGTAGAATAATTGTAACTTCCAGGCTTAATGAACTGTCTAATTCTTCTGTAAATTACTCGTTTTGCTATACTCATCGTCTTTCTTTTCTCGCAGAAGATAAAAGTTGGTTGGTATTAAGGAACACAGTATTTAATAAGGACGAAAGCTGCCCTCAAGAACTTGAGGAAATAGGGAAGGAGATAGCAAAATATTGTGCAGGATTGCCTCTTGCAATTGTTTTAATAGGAGGTCTTCTTGCAAGATTGGATAAGAAAAAAGGCTATTGGATTAAAGTTGCTAAAAGGTTAAGTGTAAGTGCAGAAGTGGCTGGTGAAGTAGAGTGGTATATGGATATAATAGAGTTAAATTACAAGCATTTTCCACATTGTTTAAAGCAATGCTTTCTTTACTTTGGTTTGTTTCTTGAGGATGAGGAAGTTTCAGTTAAGAAGTTGATAAGATTATGGGTTGCTGAAGGTTTTGTACAGAGTAATGAGGTGAAGATTGCAGAGATTGTCGCGGTGGACTATTTGATTGATCTTATTACAAGTAATCTTGTCATGGTCGCGCAAAGATTTCCACTTGGTGACATAAAAGCAGTTCGTCTTCATGATTTGGTACAAGATTTTTGCTTGAATAAAGCTAAAGAAGAGAATTTTTTGCTGAAAGTTGATCG aTCCCAAGCTTTTGATCCTGCTATTTCTAATTCAGCGAGTGATGTACAAAGGTTCCTAGTTTACTCTAAAATGCAGCACTTTATCAAGTGGCTTCATCCAACCCAACGCATCAATACTCTGAGGTTATATGCCCAAAACATTAACGAATTTTACCATTTAACTGACGGTGAAATGAGCAAATGCATCACAACAAGTGGAGCTTTCAGTTCAAATTTGTTCAGATCATCACTTACAGTACTGGACTTGGAGAACGTTGTGATTGATGCTTCAGCTCTCGAGGACATAACATCCTTAATTCACTTGAGGTACTTGTCAATTTTCGGTAATTTTAGTGAAATTCCACCAGCTATATCGAAACTTACAAACCTGGAAACATTAGTCGCGACACCAAGAAGTGGTACCTTAACTCTTCCGGGGTCTATATGGGACATGATAAACTTAAAACATATGAATACAAGTGAAGCAATGATACATTTCAACGGCGTTGAGACTGTAAAGGAATTCATTTTCAAGTTAGAGAAATTAGAAAGCTTTTCGAAAGTAGTCATAGTAAATGATGATGATCTATGTGAAATGTGCAACAGAGCACCAAACTTAGTCCAACTTGAACTTATAATTTTGGAGCAATGTGGCTCTTTTTTCAGCTCTCTCAAGTGTttaatatatttagaaacaCTAAGTATCTATCGCTGTGGCGATTTTGCAATGAGTGGAATTAACATGTTCTTCCCTGAAAGCCTAAAAGAGCTAACTCTATCTAGCTGTTGCATATCATGGGATGAAATTTCAGCAATTGGTGCATTATACAACTTAGAGGTGCTCAATCTTCTTTCTTCCTTCACTGGGAGAAAATGGACAGTTGGTGTTGGGGGTTTTGTTAACCTTAGGCTATTGAAGATAGAACATAATTCTATCAAAAATTGGAATACGTCAGTTGATTCATTTCCCTGTCTTGAGCAATTGGTGTTGCGTTGGTGCGATAGACTTGAGGCGATCCCTGAGAGTTTTGGGTGCATGCCTTCACTGCAGAAGATTGAGGCACTTGCTTGTTGCCCCTCTGTCGGGAAATCTGCTGTGAAAATTAGGAATATGCAGAGGGATGATATGAAAAATTCTGACTTCAGAGTCATCATATCTTTAAATTAG